A genomic stretch from Vibrio coralliilyticus includes:
- the mpl gene encoding UDP-N-acetylmuramate:L-alanyl-gamma-D-glutamyl-meso-diaminopimelate ligase: MHIHILGICGTFMGGAAILARQLGHKVTGSDANVYPPMSTLLESQGIEIIEGFAPSQLDPAPDLVVIGNAMSRGNPCVEQVLNSNLRYTSGPQWLQEFLLHDRWVLAVSGTHGKTTTSSMLAWILEDCGYQPGFLVGGVLGNFGVSARLGESMFFVVEADEYDSAFFDKRSKFVHYHPRTLVMNNLEFDHADIFDDLEAIKRQFHHLVRTVPGNGRILAPQGDSAIADVLQRGCWSETEFSGEQGDWRAEKQVADGSIFTVFFQGEAVGTVKWDLVGDHNVDNALMAIAAARHVGVTPDLACQSLAKFINTKRRLELKGEVNQVTVYDDFAHHPTAIELTVGGLRNKVGKQRILAVLEPRSATMKRGVHKETLAASLAQADVVFLYQPDNIEWSVEDIAQQCQQSAYASDSVDALVQMMAEQAQPGDQILVMSNGGFEGIHDKILAKLAE; this comes from the coding sequence ATGCATATTCATATCTTGGGAATTTGTGGCACATTTATGGGAGGTGCTGCAATTTTAGCTCGTCAATTAGGTCACAAAGTGACGGGCAGTGACGCCAACGTTTATCCACCAATGAGTACATTGTTGGAATCTCAAGGTATTGAAATCATTGAAGGCTTTGCCCCTTCTCAGCTTGACCCAGCACCTGATCTGGTTGTGATCGGAAATGCGATGAGTCGAGGTAACCCCTGTGTCGAACAGGTACTCAACAGTAACCTGAGATATACCTCAGGCCCACAGTGGCTGCAGGAGTTTCTTCTCCATGACCGCTGGGTGCTGGCGGTCTCAGGAACCCATGGTAAAACCACAACTTCCAGCATGCTGGCGTGGATTTTGGAAGACTGTGGCTATCAACCTGGCTTCCTTGTTGGTGGGGTGCTGGGCAACTTTGGGGTTTCAGCACGTTTGGGCGAAAGTATGTTTTTTGTCGTTGAAGCCGACGAATACGACAGCGCTTTTTTCGATAAGCGTTCTAAGTTCGTGCATTACCATCCTCGCACGTTAGTCATGAACAATTTGGAGTTTGATCATGCGGATATCTTCGATGATCTGGAAGCGATCAAGCGCCAATTCCATCACTTAGTCAGAACCGTGCCGGGGAATGGTCGAATCCTTGCCCCGCAAGGCGATTCAGCAATTGCCGATGTATTACAGCGTGGCTGCTGGAGCGAAACGGAGTTCAGCGGCGAACAAGGTGACTGGCGAGCGGAGAAACAAGTCGCCGATGGTTCAATATTCACAGTTTTCTTCCAAGGGGAAGCCGTCGGTACTGTGAAGTGGGATCTGGTGGGCGATCATAACGTCGATAACGCCTTGATGGCCATCGCCGCGGCTCGTCACGTGGGTGTTACTCCGGATTTAGCTTGCCAGTCGCTGGCGAAATTCATCAATACCAAACGTCGACTTGAGCTAAAAGGTGAGGTGAATCAGGTTACGGTTTACGATGACTTCGCTCATCACCCTACGGCGATTGAACTTACTGTGGGTGGATTGCGTAATAAGGTTGGCAAACAACGTATCCTAGCAGTACTTGAACCTCGCAGTGCGACGATGAAACGTGGCGTGCACAAAGAAACATTGGCTGCGTCCCTTGCTCAGGCTGACGTCGTCTTCCTTTATCAACCAGATAATATTGAATGGTCTGTCGAGGACATTGCCCAGCAATGTCAGCAGTCGGCTTATGCGTCAGACAGTGTTGATGCGTTAGTGCAGATGATGGCAGAACAGGC